Proteins co-encoded in one Parascardovia denticolens DSM 10105 = JCM 12538 genomic window:
- a CDS encoding lectin-like domain-containing protein, with protein MVNHFFGQPVVPKHAKRFSGSHILGEAGYDSIGEVTFHNQEGFQYEFLPFQGRLSKKSIVILEVFMVIFLTWTLIIVSNRVLNGPLTVTTSNYSTAFGSMGTAINQFNPKTGVQTFTKDTDWQQGAIALKSPINLDRDFSITLSVNLGNKDSQKFGSDGIAFFFHSGSAWEFGHSGGSLAIGGIKDAFGFKLDTYYNSQSDAEKGAKKGMQYSADPPQFVAKSFGAFINTQGVNSRGENDSQVPKGFSQVLFSNPLPQEIPPPDHNEFRDFSLIYNGETKMMTIRYAGVVWEKNVKEWIGRSSKWYFSIAATTGSGYHNRQQVRIQRCEFTPAKINS; from the coding sequence ATGGTGAATCATTTTTTCGGGCAGCCGGTTGTACCAAAGCATGCGAAGAGGTTCTCTGGCTCACATATTCTGGGTGAAGCAGGGTATGATTCCATTGGTGAAGTGACTTTCCACAATCAGGAAGGTTTTCAGTACGAGTTTCTGCCTTTCCAGGGCAGATTATCGAAAAAAAGTATAGTTATTCTTGAAGTTTTCATGGTTATTTTTCTCACATGGACATTGATCATTGTCTCGAACAGAGTATTGAACGGTCCTTTAACAGTGACTACTTCAAATTACTCAACTGCTTTCGGTTCAATGGGGACAGCAATAAATCAATTTAATCCTAAAACCGGTGTTCAGACATTCACAAAAGATACGGATTGGCAGCAAGGCGCAATCGCTTTAAAAAGTCCAATTAATCTAGACCGAGATTTCAGTATTACTCTCTCCGTCAATCTTGGTAATAAAGATTCTCAGAAGTTTGGAAGCGATGGTATAGCCTTTTTCTTCCATTCGGGCTCAGCCTGGGAGTTTGGACATTCTGGTGGCAGTCTTGCCATCGGAGGTATCAAGGACGCCTTTGGATTCAAATTAGATACATATTATAATAGCCAAAGCGATGCAGAAAAGGGCGCAAAAAAAGGAATGCAGTACTCTGCTGACCCTCCACAATTCGTTGCAAAATCTTTCGGCGCTTTTATCAATACGCAAGGCGTGAACTCGCGGGGGGAAAACGATTCGCAGGTTCCGAAAGGCTTTTCGCAAGTCCTATTTTCAAATCCTTTACCGCAGGAAATCCCCCCACCAGATCACAATGAATTTCGAGATTTCTCTCTAATTTACAACGGTGAGACAAAGATGATGACCATTCGCTACGCTGGAGTTGTTTGGGAGAAGAATGTTAAAGAGTGGATTGGTCGCTCTTCGAAATGGTATTTTTCTATTGCTGCAACTACAGGAAGTGGTTATCATAATAGGCAGCAAGTACGAATTCAACGATGCGAATTCACTCCTGCGAAAATCAATTCTTAG
- a CDS encoding glycosyltransferase family 2 protein — protein sequence MTATTSDHPLVSIITPVYNTPKELFLACKNSVLNQTLTDFEWLLLDDGSDDDTVAMLDEAGHEDPRIHVYHLPRGGVSKARNFGLDTCRGRYITFVDADDTVEPIFLEHASQALRGNNADIAIGRLAHSSLGESKPQLPSNLVSREKALSGSELSSFLRFTISGTPLKGHTRSDYFGIRPHPIAPRLYSSNLIKDERFSEKMSLAEDGLFGSITIQNAHTVVIVDEVWYWYIQSAGSTTKHLDLRNVIHQFESFNIYCESGERFGWDASDLGMRMYSELNYRWGNNSLKLSNCFLRNCLSAIFRIKSFRLLRRIRLSEYNLSARGFLVCLAAKYQNATLLTLIFKVSSKIHSQKSHAGLAGV from the coding sequence ATGACGGCAACCACCTCAGACCACCCTCTCGTCTCCATCATCACTCCTGTTTACAATACCCCCAAAGAGCTTTTCCTGGCATGCAAAAACAGCGTTCTGAACCAGACCCTGACCGATTTTGAATGGCTCCTCCTTGACGACGGGAGTGACGATGACACGGTCGCCATGCTCGACGAAGCAGGGCATGAGGATCCCCGTATACATGTTTATCATCTGCCCCGTGGAGGGGTCTCCAAGGCTCGGAATTTCGGATTGGATACCTGTAGAGGGCGGTACATCACTTTTGTTGACGCTGATGACACCGTTGAACCGATTTTCTTGGAACATGCGTCCCAAGCATTGCGGGGCAATAACGCGGATATCGCGATTGGACGTTTGGCGCATTCTAGTTTGGGAGAGTCAAAGCCGCAGCTACCTTCTAACCTGGTTTCGCGTGAAAAGGCATTATCAGGGTCTGAACTTAGTTCCTTCTTACGATTTACAATCTCTGGAACCCCTCTAAAAGGCCATACCCGATCAGACTATTTCGGCATTCGCCCACATCCAATAGCTCCAAGACTATATTCGAGCAACCTTATCAAGGATGAAAGGTTCTCTGAAAAAATGTCATTAGCCGAAGATGGTTTATTCGGAAGTATTACAATTCAAAATGCACACACTGTGGTCATTGTTGATGAAGTTTGGTATTGGTATATACAATCGGCGGGCTCGACAACGAAGCATCTTGACCTTCGCAATGTAATACATCAATTTGAGAGTTTCAACATTTATTGCGAATCAGGAGAAAGATTCGGTTGGGATGCCTCTGATCTAGGAATGCGCATGTATTCAGAACTGAATTATCGTTGGGGCAATAATTCGCTGAAGTTGAGTAATTGCTTTCTGCGCAACTGCCTAAGCGCAATTTTTCGGATTAAATCATTCCGACTCCTCCGTAGAATTCGCTTATCTGAATATAACCTTTCGGCACGAGGGTTCCTAGTATGCCTCGCTGCGAAATACCAGAATGCTACTCTATTAACACTGATATTCAAAGTTTCCTCAAAAATTCACTCCCAAAAATCTCATGCTGGCCTGGCAGGTGTATGA
- a CDS encoding NAD-dependent epimerase/dehydratase family protein has protein sequence MHRLENKLYQEDLETVAKSLSIDWVSFKGATIAISGATGMIGTFLVDLLMHKTAKDEAGIRVIAMGRDEEKAHKRLPYFDDPHFSFDQVDVSLPGSRPSHPADVVIHLASTTHPRAYATDPIGTVTSNIQGLMNLLDYACMGETPAKFVFASSVEVYGQNREDTEKFSEDYCGYINSNTLRAGYPESKRCGEALCQAFLAQKHVPVFIPRLPRTYGPTMLSSDSKALSQFIKKGLAHEDIVLKSEGTQEYSYLYVADTVEGLLTALTRGEAGQAYNVADAQSDVMLKDLASAIAAASGQQVIFKLPDAIEAAGYSTATKAMMDGSRLRSLGWEAHYSIADGLRRTLEILGDDADSGEAVR, from the coding sequence ATGCACAGGTTGGAAAACAAGCTCTATCAGGAAGACTTGGAAACGGTCGCGAAATCGCTCAGCATCGACTGGGTTTCGTTCAAAGGGGCGACGATCGCCATTTCCGGCGCGACCGGCATGATTGGCACTTTCCTGGTTGACCTCCTCATGCATAAAACAGCCAAGGACGAGGCCGGCATCCGCGTGATCGCCATGGGCCGCGACGAAGAGAAGGCACACAAGCGGCTCCCTTACTTTGATGACCCGCATTTCTCCTTTGACCAGGTGGACGTAAGCCTCCCCGGAAGCCGTCCTTCACACCCGGCCGACGTGGTCATCCACCTGGCCAGCACCACCCACCCCCGTGCCTACGCCACCGACCCCATCGGAACAGTGACCTCGAATATCCAAGGCCTCATGAACCTCTTGGATTACGCCTGCATGGGCGAGACGCCGGCCAAGTTCGTCTTCGCCTCCTCGGTGGAAGTCTACGGGCAGAACCGCGAAGACACCGAAAAATTCAGCGAAGACTACTGCGGATACATCAACAGCAACACCCTGCGCGCCGGCTACCCCGAGTCCAAACGCTGCGGGGAGGCCTTGTGCCAGGCCTTTCTGGCCCAAAAGCACGTCCCCGTCTTCATCCCCCGTCTGCCGCGCACTTATGGCCCCACCATGCTCTCTTCGGATTCCAAAGCCCTCTCCCAATTCATCAAGAAAGGTCTGGCCCACGAAGACATAGTCCTCAAGAGCGAAGGGACCCAGGAATATTCCTATCTCTACGTGGCGGATACGGTGGAGGGCCTGCTGACGGCGCTGACGCGAGGGGAAGCTGGACAAGCCTACAACGTGGCCGACGCCCAATCCGACGTGATGTTGAAAGACCTGGCCAGCGCGATCGCCGCAGCCAGCGGCCAGCAGGTGATTTTCAAGCTGCCGGACGCCATTGAAGCGGCGGGTTACTCCACAGCCACCAAGGCCATGATGGACGGGTCCAGATTGCGGTCCCTGGGCTGGGAAGCGCATTATTCCATCGCCGACGGGCTCCGCCGGACCTTGGAGATACTGGGCGATGACGCCGATTCCGGGGAGGCGGTCCGATGA
- a CDS encoding IspD/TarI family cytidylyltransferase — protein sequence MANIAVLIAGGSGSRMGQDLPKQFINVFDKPVIVYTLESFQRHPEIDKIVVVCIKGWEEVTRAYAKQFNIDKLITIVPGGESGQESIRNGVYSLEGIAQPDDLVVIHDGVRPLVDSAILSDVLRIARQHGNAVTSLPYNEQIFFVDPEDPSTTTEYIPREKLRRVSTPQAYRFDLLDSKYHEAFEKKIGIDGSNYTNTMMVQLGVRLYFAAGSEKNIKLTTKDNLEMFKAYLRQDEDTWLK from the coding sequence ATGGCGAACATCGCGGTACTCATCGCAGGCGGTTCAGGCTCCCGCATGGGCCAGGACCTGCCCAAGCAATTCATCAACGTCTTCGACAAACCCGTCATCGTCTATACTTTGGAAAGCTTCCAGCGGCACCCCGAAATCGATAAAATCGTCGTGGTCTGCATCAAAGGTTGGGAAGAGGTCACCCGCGCCTACGCCAAGCAGTTCAACATCGACAAGCTGATCACAATCGTCCCCGGAGGCGAGTCCGGCCAAGAATCCATCCGCAACGGAGTCTATAGCCTAGAAGGCATCGCCCAACCGGACGACCTGGTGGTCATCCATGACGGCGTGCGCCCTTTGGTCGATTCCGCCATCCTTTCCGACGTATTGCGCATCGCCCGTCAACATGGCAACGCCGTGACCTCCCTGCCTTACAACGAGCAAATCTTCTTCGTGGATCCGGAAGACCCTTCCACCACCACCGAATACATTCCGCGTGAAAAGCTCCGTCGCGTCTCCACCCCGCAGGCTTACCGTTTCGACCTCCTGGATTCCAAATATCATGAAGCTTTCGAGAAGAAGATCGGTATCGACGGGTCCAACTACACCAACACCATGATGGTCCAGCTGGGGGTCCGCCTTTACTTCGCCGCCGGCTCGGAGAAGAACATCAAGCTCACGACCAAAGACAATCTGGAGATGTTCAAGGCTTACCTGCGTCAGGATGAAGACACCTGGCTCAAGTAG
- a CDS encoding LicD family protein — MSNVRTLIQPAKNRTSNLLSADEIKKEELNILLAFKELCSSLNLKYTLIGGTLLGAIRHQGFIPWDDDIDVGMPRYDYMKMIDFIHHNHSLKRLELEDIYLVPLEESTFVKLVSTKVHVQERFNQNPGHLWIDIMPIDGLPDSAAATQKLYRRVTFYRKILSMSYANPHEGTTFLRKIVKRCFQSIDRNHWLGKKAMHKINRIAKENPYGSTGYVGALTNGLYGAGERMPIKGYEDTVEVTFEGERFKAMSCWDSYLTGIYGDYMTLPPVEKRVNHQMKAWRE, encoded by the coding sequence ATGAGCAACGTAAGAACCCTGATCCAACCTGCGAAGAATAGGACAAGCAACCTTCTCTCAGCGGACGAGATAAAGAAAGAAGAGCTTAACATCCTTCTTGCTTTCAAGGAACTCTGCAGCAGTCTGAATTTGAAATACACGCTCATCGGCGGTACTCTGCTTGGCGCAATCCGTCATCAGGGATTCATCCCCTGGGACGATGACATCGACGTTGGAATGCCACGATATGACTACATGAAAATGATCGATTTCATCCACCACAACCATTCACTCAAAAGGCTCGAGTTGGAAGATATCTATCTGGTCCCCCTCGAGGAATCGACCTTCGTTAAACTCGTCTCGACAAAAGTGCATGTTCAAGAACGTTTTAATCAAAATCCAGGGCATCTATGGATCGACATCATGCCTATCGATGGCTTGCCCGATTCAGCTGCAGCAACCCAAAAGCTTTACCGTCGCGTGACCTTTTACCGTAAAATTCTTAGCATGTCCTATGCAAATCCTCACGAGGGGACAACTTTCCTACGAAAAATCGTCAAACGCTGTTTCCAGTCAATAGATAGGAATCATTGGCTGGGGAAAAAGGCCATGCACAAAATCAATCGGATCGCCAAGGAAAACCCATATGGATCCACGGGGTATGTCGGTGCCCTCACCAACGGACTCTACGGGGCTGGCGAACGCATGCCCATCAAGGGGTATGAAGACACGGTTGAAGTGACCTTCGAAGGCGAACGATTCAAAGCCATGTCTTGCTGGGATAGCTATCTGACCGGCATATACGGCGATTACATGACTTTGCCACCTGTGGAAAAGAGGGTGAATCATCAAATGAAAGCATGGCGGGAGTAA
- a CDS encoding glycosyltransferase family 2 protein produces the protein MKDSCPKVSVIVPFYNIHDCVEYCVNSLLRQTYPSCEFILVDDASTDMTGKLLDHYQDLDQRIIVIHQKHGGLSTARNTGIASSTGKYVAFVDGDDVVSPYYIASMVAAAKQNPGSMAIAKIQNESFKKAVAHDIKWEKPSHNRMISQEQMIHDTLYNRIPECACGKLFLRSDLTDDFFPIGKVYEDLATIGKILSSCRSFVLISEPTYGYVQRTGSIVHRRHAKLTQANDYIDAINSLTRWAYSQPRPLKAAILYRTVLSYVRLHSVVVTIIDQPLQARKIDSRIIKYVRRHYGKLLMDSDCPLSSKIRFLIFALCPKLHDCLLRLVSRK, from the coding sequence ATGAAAGATTCTTGCCCGAAAGTTTCCGTGATAGTTCCTTTCTACAATATCCACGACTGCGTGGAGTATTGTGTAAATAGCCTTCTACGACAGACCTATCCGAGTTGCGAATTTATACTAGTCGATGATGCCTCGACAGATATGACGGGAAAGCTTCTCGACCATTACCAAGATTTAGACCAAAGAATCATCGTTATTCATCAGAAACACGGGGGGCTGTCAACCGCACGAAATACCGGCATCGCCAGCTCAACTGGTAAGTATGTCGCTTTCGTAGATGGCGATGACGTAGTCTCGCCCTACTACATCGCATCTATGGTAGCCGCCGCCAAACAGAACCCTGGTTCAATGGCAATCGCAAAAATTCAAAATGAAAGTTTCAAGAAGGCTGTGGCCCATGACATCAAATGGGAAAAACCGTCTCACAACCGCATGATCTCCCAAGAACAGATGATTCACGACACACTTTACAATCGCATACCCGAGTGTGCTTGTGGCAAGCTATTCTTACGGTCGGATCTTACAGACGATTTTTTCCCAATCGGAAAAGTGTATGAAGACTTGGCTACGATAGGCAAAATTCTTTCCAGCTGCCGTAGTTTCGTTCTAATTTCCGAGCCTACATACGGCTATGTTCAGCGGACTGGCTCAATAGTGCATAGACGCCATGCAAAACTGACACAAGCAAATGATTATATCGATGCCATCAACTCTCTGACTAGATGGGCTTATTCACAGCCACGACCGCTGAAGGCCGCTATCCTGTACCGTACAGTTCTCTCCTATGTACGATTGCATTCAGTGGTAGTAACCATCATTGATCAGCCGCTTCAAGCCCGGAAGATTGACTCACGAATCATTAAATATGTAAGACGGCATTACGGAAAACTTCTAATGGATTCGGACTGCCCGTTATCCTCAAAAATTCGATTTCTCATCTTCGCCTTATGCCCAAAGCTACACGACTGCTTGTTGCGGCTCGTCAGCAGAAAATAA
- a CDS encoding acyltransferase encodes MEQRKQAKHLPDDQQVEGKLLWRKARHVDEPADGQTKAAGKALAAVAPSPRRERNYGIDFMRIFSMFYVLILHTLGAGGVLDNAAAGSFQYAVSWLMEIGAYGALNVFGLISGYVGYRPTPKEPGQPRRVLKISSYLSLWLEVVFYGVGCCLVYMVIAPGKVTGADVLRWVFPVSNGVYWFFTAYTGVFFVMPLLNLAVEHCDRRTTAVFLIVVFFVFSLFDTFFTRFDLEGGYSFTWLAMLYLIGAIVKKYRFSDYVKPPLALLGIVLMTLVSWGWLMSGFSFSVYDTDVAKDVLVSYTSPTILVMSVLYLIIGAQFKPSKTLTKIVKFLAPGAFAVYLINTQDYMWNVGMSDRFVWLASRPTILIILVTLGFSLVYVAACLLIDKARAWLFRLLRVPQATAALERGCRKSLGRGL; translated from the coding sequence ATGGAGCAGAGGAAACAAGCCAAACATCTACCGGATGATCAGCAGGTCGAGGGGAAGCTGCTCTGGCGCAAGGCCAGACACGTGGATGAACCGGCGGACGGTCAGACGAAAGCGGCGGGGAAGGCCCTGGCTGCGGTGGCCCCATCCCCTCGGCGCGAGCGCAACTACGGGATCGACTTCATGCGCATCTTCTCCATGTTCTACGTGCTGATCCTGCACACCCTCGGCGCCGGCGGGGTGCTGGACAACGCGGCGGCCGGCTCCTTCCAGTACGCGGTCAGCTGGCTGATGGAGATCGGGGCCTACGGGGCCCTCAACGTCTTCGGTCTCATCAGCGGATATGTGGGCTACCGACCGACGCCCAAGGAGCCCGGTCAGCCCCGGCGTGTCCTCAAAATCTCCAGCTACCTCAGCCTCTGGCTAGAAGTGGTCTTCTACGGGGTCGGCTGCTGCCTGGTCTATATGGTCATCGCCCCCGGCAAAGTGACCGGGGCGGACGTGCTGCGCTGGGTTTTCCCGGTCTCCAACGGGGTCTACTGGTTCTTCACCGCCTACACCGGGGTCTTCTTCGTCATGCCCCTGCTGAACCTGGCCGTGGAGCATTGCGACCGCCGGACCACCGCCGTCTTTCTGATAGTGGTTTTCTTCGTCTTCTCCCTCTTCGACACCTTCTTCACCCGTTTCGACCTGGAAGGCGGCTATAGCTTCACCTGGCTGGCCATGCTTTACCTGATCGGGGCCATCGTCAAGAAGTATCGATTCAGCGACTACGTGAAGCCGCCGCTGGCCCTGCTGGGGATCGTGCTCATGACCTTGGTCTCCTGGGGCTGGCTCATGTCCGGCTTCTCCTTCAGCGTGTACGACACCGACGTGGCCAAGGACGTGCTTGTCTCCTACACCTCGCCGACCATCCTGGTCATGTCCGTGCTGTACCTGATCATCGGCGCCCAGTTCAAACCCAGCAAGACCCTCACCAAGATCGTCAAGTTCCTGGCGCCCGGGGCCTTCGCGGTTTATCTGATCAACACGCAGGATTACATGTGGAACGTCGGCATGTCCGACCGGTTCGTGTGGCTGGCGAGCCGACCGACCATCCTGATCATCCTGGTCACGCTGGGCTTCTCTCTGGTCTACGTGGCCGCCTGCCTGCTGATTGACAAAGCGCGCGCCTGGCTCTTCCGCCTTCTGCGCGTTCCTCAGGCGACGGCCGCACTTGAGCGCGGTTGCCGGAAGTCGCTTGGCCGTGGACTGTAA
- a CDS encoding Abi family protein encodes MAAPSSKPFKTIDQLTDLLIEERGLNCQDSNALKEFLTNMNYYRFSGYARHWQEDPRHGKNNFMPSTNFNHICEIMLKDHQLRHLLLEQISYVETATKTRYAHALGQSYGNGAFYLKPELYFPNTTHDGEPINVPGGLLSNIQRSNSKMILHYRSDHLDNAYAGYEKLPIWVAVEVISLGKFSRMLSDFKDNGPAKAVTSGLGIQWVPFPNTLHSISTLRNRCAHHSQLWHRPLDIAAPVPKKLRPKQMKYSNQSVFSTIIMLNDYRKHIDGDTSVSKAITDLIGSDSDYQEGICYPSPK; translated from the coding sequence ATGGCCGCCCCCTCATCGAAGCCTTTTAAGACGATTGATCAATTGACTGATTTGTTGATTGAAGAACGTGGCCTGAATTGTCAGGACTCGAACGCACTTAAAGAGTTCCTGACGAATATGAACTACTATCGATTCTCCGGGTATGCCCGCCATTGGCAGGAGGACCCACGCCACGGAAAAAATAATTTCATGCCTTCTACCAATTTCAACCACATCTGCGAAATTATGCTGAAAGACCACCAACTTCGACATCTGCTTCTCGAACAAATCAGCTATGTGGAAACCGCCACAAAAACGAGGTATGCACATGCTTTAGGGCAATCCTACGGGAACGGAGCGTTCTACCTTAAGCCCGAACTCTATTTCCCAAATACAACTCACGACGGCGAACCGATCAATGTTCCAGGCGGGCTTCTCTCTAACATTCAACGAAGCAATAGCAAGATGATATTGCATTACCGCAGCGATCATCTGGATAATGCCTATGCCGGCTATGAAAAGCTTCCGATTTGGGTCGCGGTTGAAGTCATCAGTCTGGGAAAATTCTCCCGCATGCTCAGCGATTTTAAAGATAACGGACCAGCGAAAGCAGTGACTAGCGGTCTTGGAATCCAGTGGGTCCCTTTCCCGAACACTTTACACTCGATTTCCACTCTGCGAAATCGCTGCGCTCACCATAGTCAACTCTGGCACAGGCCACTTGATATTGCGGCCCCTGTTCCTAAAAAGCTACGGCCGAAACAAATGAAATACAGTAATCAGAGCGTCTTCTCCACCATCATCATGTTGAATGATTATCGCAAACATATTGATGGCGATACATCCGTCTCCAAAGCAATCACGGACTTGATCGGCTCAGATTCCGACTATCAAGAGGGCATTTGCTACCCATCTCCCAAATGA